Proteins encoded in a region of the Oncorhynchus clarkii lewisi isolate Uvic-CL-2024 chromosome 18, UVic_Ocla_1.0, whole genome shotgun sequence genome:
- the LOC139372660 gene encoding voltage-gated potassium channel regulatory subunit KCNG2-like: protein MYQEVAFLAGSSEKEFTPFHFPIENQQEVVTKKGVFFKRQRLLRRPNEGQEENDLSAVINVGGIRYRIPWSVLEEFPLTRLGRLRGCSSLDEIMEVCDDYDDGCQEYFFDRSPSAFRTIVTFLAAGRLRLLREMCALSFQEELVYWGVEDTRLEWCCLRKLRIRQEELKEQLRMEEAELTTTLTPQSCEDGQGHAGEGGGEEEESRMAGCMRRLHDMVENPQSGLPGKIFAFLSVVFVAITAVTLCISTMPDLREEEERGECSQRCYNIFVLETVCVAWFSLEFLLRFIQTPSKCVFLKTPLNIIDVVAILPYYITVIVDSLSEGGEKPSGGNNYLEKVGLVLRVLRALRIFYVMRLARHSLGLQTLGLTVRRCTREFGLLLLFLCVAMALFSPLVFLAESEMGAKYDFTSIPGTYWWAVISMTTVGYGDMVPRSIPGQVVALSSILSGILLMAFPVTSIFHTFSRSYLELKEEQNRTLRQKPDFQDSSKSQNSEDSAETDS from the exons ATGTACCAGGAGGTGGCCTTCCTAGCGGGCAGCTCGGAGAAAGAGTTCACGCCCTTCCACTTCCCCATTGAGAACCAGCAGGAGGTGGTAACTAAGAAGGGTGTGTTCTTCAAGCGGCAACGGCTGCTGCGGAGGCCCAATGAGGGGCAGGAGGAAAACGACCTATCAGCCGTCATCAACGTGGGCGGGATCAG GTACCGTATCCCCTGGTCCGTTCTGGAGGAGTTCCCTCTGACGCGGCTGGGCCGGCTGAGGGGCTGTAGCTCATTGGACGAGATCATGGAGGTGTGTGATGACTACGACGACGGGTGCCAGGAGTACTTCTTTGACCGCAGCCCATCTGCGTTCCGCACCATCGTGACGTTCCTAGCGGCAGGGCGGCTGCGGCTGCTGAGGGAGATGTGTGCCCTGTCCTTCCAGGAGGAGCTGGTCTACTGGGGCGTGGAGGACACCAGGCTGGAGTGGTGCTGCCTCCGAAAGCTACGCATCAGGCAGGAGGAGCTCAAGGAGCAGCTGAGGATGGAGGAGGCAGAGCTCACCACAACCCTGACCCCCCAGAGCTGTGAGGATGGGCAGGGGCACGccggagagggagggggggaggaggaggagagccgCATGGCGGGGTGTATGCGCAGGCTGCACGACATGGTGGAGAACCCTCAATCTGGACTACCTGGAAAGATCTTTGCCTTCTTGTCGGTGGTGTTTGTGGCCATCACCGCAGTAACACTCTGCATCAGTACCATGCCCGACCtccgggaggaggaggagagg GGTGAGTGTTCTCAGAGGTGCTACAATATCTTTGTCctggagactgtgtgtgtggcctGGTTCTCTCTGGAGTTCCTGCTGCGCTTCATCCAGACGCCGAGTAAGTGTGTGTTCCTGAAGACGCCCCTCAACATCATCGACGTGGTGGCCATCCTGCCCTATTACATCACTGTGATCGTAGACTCTCTGTCTGAGGGAGGGGAGAAGCCCAGCGGCGGGAACAACTACCTGGAGAAGGTGGGCCTGGTGCTGCGGGTACTCCGGGCCTTGAGGATCTTCTACGTGATGCGTCTGGCGCGCCACTCCCTGGGGCTGCAGACCTTAGGCCTGACGGTCCGACGCTGCACCCGCGAGTTCGGCCTGCTCCTCCTGTTCCTGTGTGTTGCCATGGCACTGTTCTCCCCGCTGGTGTTCCTGGCGGAGAGCGAGATGGGCGCCAAGTATGACTTCACCAGCATCCCCGGCACCTACTGGTGGGCGGTGATCTCCATGACAACGGTGGGGTACGGGGACATGGTGCCGCGTAGCATCCCGGGTCAGGTGGTGGCGCTCAGCAGCATCCTCAGTGGGATCCTCCTCATGGCGTTCCCCGTCACCTCCATCTTCCACACGTTCTCTCGGTCCTACCTGGAGCTGAAGgaggagcagaacagaacactgagacaGAAACCAGACTTCCAGGACTCCAGCAAGTCTCAGAACAGCGAGGACTCGGCCGAGACGGACAGTTAA